One part of the Hippoglossus hippoglossus isolate fHipHip1 chromosome 11, fHipHip1.pri, whole genome shotgun sequence genome encodes these proteins:
- the LOC117770914 gene encoding zinc finger MYM-type protein 4-like isoform X2 — MVRLCAFPSCGNKMSRYSARSFHRLPLSDVETRGLWLAALGMDVNTPVEALRFADHRVCSDHFACDDYSEPKRKRKAPPKHVFLKRNAIPRVGRPAAHTVEVMLLMAEVKEETDVESMEAVPDPELVHRSSPRLSEHGEVDYVLFSDKECEKETGAAVIPSPASVSPLHPSASQSSFSTNQTIRTASDRCGESGSSSESGTEGTEVKTEEEFEINEQNVVVKDNSLEEDAADVKEDTDMETTLDFKEEIIKDGDEDPGVASKEEIDTQQENELHGCKPRASTTDDLDEMMDIGTVDQVEQEAQMKVEEQQNSPTDEGNRCPPGTSSEVTMEEETDVKPTILTPPPADDQAEDVKVALDRIQSSSSPSSPTTASTGRESSSPKAVMNGMEVFNPSLPRIDPERSQADPSSPSPPLVKVKDEPVDEEYDQALISSAFTASVKDEPNTAKEDLRIGCVFSVSPAAETQTLPTAQPSSSHMLCFNCKKSLIKGQTAFQRKGSTSLFCSTACLTTSLPAVKGATKICYNCQKVIIRPQDVILAPDAKGVMKEFCSQNCLTSFNYKKNPSSFRKHDFAKTTPQAVGPQSLCSMCTRYCISKHEVILSGAVHKICSDACFNRFRSVNNLSMAGCGNCGSFCHSKPLMLKMEDGNKTLCNSECLAKYKEKTKVTQPCMMCQTTRLLAETIDNKNDDDSVNLFCSSSCLMAFKVKTVSASGARLNCDSCGKNSVPAYHLAMSDTSIRNFCRLQCVMAFQEKFKKSHKHMNVFTKLPIESTQIQPVTPPQPQQFFSNVPPNLDCAQCARNITFKPEVIQIKDKLVFLCSVDCSQEFKRVNYVTSLCEYCKIEKITRDAKTIDNKDCYFCSDGCKLLFRHDLSKNWGKHCNSCVYCHCVSKKVVTAQYGGSTEEFCSEECRFKYTMLFCHVAKCDTCGCKGKLKQSLPLLGEVKHFCDQTCLLKFCSHKVATQGEVLKGTGEATPIIANVISLADPPTGKPDDSDRTAAQQSTVSQTQSKNSGHISVQTEAVKPPPPPPPAAAAPKILKNKALLCRPLVQNKGVSCKAQTADVESQTDVAFPEVMILPVPVPVFVPVPMNMYSQFAPKPVCLPLPLPVPMFLPVTMDSAQRIIETIQEIKAKIPSDPFEAELILMAEMVAEQDENNKPERPKAKVVEKRTERQDAPDDHTSNFSDDLDTEELTSFLNNWEDASSDPGLRSPSRSYTQEKLNPIVEVPAGMPSEPYSEPPPPAPPPMDVEADFTVETLERMSRLREKGPPAPSPPPATSRRRRPGQRKARDKRGRKSQRSKAAAAANQKGSSNKDLPLELPKLNSEYGLDAWKRWIQWRQTQPNVEKPRIGSRPIELKEDLLRCTTAELSYGLCCFITEVKRPNGEQYSPDSIFYLCLGIQQYLFENSRVENIFMDRFYNKFSTEFTTMLRAFKPPVTATGYIHSRVEEEYLWDCKQLGAYSPIVLLNTLLFFCCKYFGFAAVEQHRQLSFAHVMRCTKTNLDNTKTIFLRFYPPISINEAEPDPEVPSKKRKEDEAKEEILEMVENTENPLRCPVRLYEFYLSKCSESVKQRTNLFYLLPERCCVPNSPLWFSSSALDDTTMEAMLTRILTVRELHLNKSKEGEAEKNTPKDPPFIPEEEEDGDSE, encoded by the exons ATGGTTCGCCTGTGCGCGTTCCCGAGCTGTGGCAACAAGATGTCGCGGTACAGTGCGCGCAGCTTCCATCGGTTGCCGCTGTCTGACGTGGAGACGCGGGGGTTGTGGCTGGCGGCGCTGGGGATGGATGTAAACACCCCGGTGGAGGCGCTGCGCTTCGCCGACCACCGGGTCTGCAGTGACCATTTTGCCTGCGACGACTACAGCGAaccaaagaggaagagaaaagctCCACCGAAGCATGTTTTCCTCAAGAGAAATGCGATACCGAGGGTGGGGagacctgctgcacacacagtgGAGGTAATGCTATTGATGGCTGAG GTGAAGGAGGAGACAGATGTTGAATCCATGGAGGCGGTTCCAGACCCTGAGCTTGTTCATAGATCTTCTCCAAGACTTTCTGAACATGGAGAAGTGGACTACGTTCTCTTTTCTGATAAAGaatgtgaaaaagaaactgGGGCAGCTGTGATCCCTTCTCCTGCATCTGTATCTCCTCTACATCCATCTGCTTCACAGTCGTCTTTCTCTACAAACCAAACTATCAGAACAGCTTCGGATCGTTGTGGAGAGTCAGGCAGCTCCTCAGAGTCTGGAACGGAAGGCACCGAGGTGAAAACTGAGGAAGAGTTTgagataaatgaacaaaatgttgTTGTAAAGGACAACAGCTTAGAGGAAGATGCTGCAGATGTGAAAGAAGACACAGATATGGAAACAACTTTAGATTTCAAGGAGGAGATAATAAAAGATGGAGACGAGGACCCAGGTGTTGCCTCTAAGGAGGAGATTGACACGCAGCAGGAAAATGAGCTGCATGGCTGTAAACCGAGGGCTTCAACAACTGATGACCTCGACGAGATGATGGACATTGGTACAGTGGATCAGGTGGAACAAGAAGCTCAGATGAAAGTGGAGGAGCAACAGAATAGTCCGACAGATGAAGGAAACCGTTGCCCACCTGGAACTTCATCTGAAG TGACAATGGAGGAGGAAACGGATGTGAAACCAACCATATTGACGCCTCCTCCAGCCGACGACCAAGCGGAGGACGTGAAAGTGGCTTTAGATCGGATCCAGTCCAGCTCGTCTCCCTCGTCTCCAACCACGGCCAGTACAG GAAGAGAGAGCTCATCGCCAAAGGCTGTGATGAATGGGATGGAAGTATTTAACCCATCACTACCAAGAATAGACCCT GAGAGATCACAGGCAGATCCGTCGTCTCCCTCACCGCCTCTGGTCAAAGTGAAGGATGAGCCTGTAGACGAGGAGTACGACCAGGCTCTGATATCTTCTGCATTCACAGCGAGTGTGAAGGATGAGCCGAACACTGCCAAG GAGGACTTGAGGATCGGTTGTGTCTTCTCAGTGAGTCCAGCTGCTGAGACACAGACGCTTCCCACCGCCCAACCGTCGTCTTCGCACATGTTGTGTTTCAACTGCAAGAAGAGCCTGATTAAAGGACAGACGGCATTCCAGAGGAAGGGCTCCACGTCTCTGTTCTGCTCCACCGCCTGCCTCACCACATCCCTCCCTGCCGTCAAAGGAGCCACTAAGATCTGCTACAACTGCCAAAA GGTGATAATTCGACCTCAGGATGTCATCCTGGCCCCGGATGCTAAAGGAGTCATGAAGGAATTCTGCAGCCAAAACTGTTTGACCTCCTTCAACTACAAGAAAAACCCCTCCAGCTTCCGGAAACACGACTTCGCCAAAACAACACCGCAAGCAGTCGGACCACAGTCGCTGTGCAGCATGTGCACCAGATACTGCATT AGCAAACACGAGGTGATCCTGAGCGGCGCTGTCCACAAGATCTGCAGCGACGCCTGCTTTAACCGATTCCGTTCGGTAAACAACCTGTCCATGGCCGGCTGTGGCAACTGTGGCTCCTTCTGCCACAGCAAACCGCTCATGCTGAAGATGGAGGACGGCAACAAAACTCTGTGCAACTCTGAATGTCTGGCCAAGTACAAAGAG AAAACCAAGGTAACTCAGCCTTGTATGATGTGTCAAACAACCCGTTTGCTGGCAGAGACGATTGACAACAAAAACGACGACGACTCTGTGAACCTCttctgtagcagcagctgtttgatgGCATTCAAGGTCAAGACTGTCAGCGCCTCAG GTGCTCGGTTGAATTGCGATAGTTGTGGGAAGAACTCCGTACCGGCCTACCACCTCGCCATGTCCGATACTTCCATCAGGAACTTCTGCAGGCTACAGTGTGTCATGGCTTTTCAG GAGAAGTTCAAGAAGTCCCACAAACATATGAATGTTTTCACCAAGTTGCCCATTGAATCCACGCAGATCCAGCCGGTCACTCCTCCCCAACCTCAGCAATTCTTCTCCAACGTGCCGCCGAACCTGGACTGCGCCCAGTGCGCCCGCAACATCACGTTCAAACCCGAAGTCATCCAGATCAAG GACAAGCTGGTTTTTCTGTGCAGCGTGGATTGTTCGCAGGAATTCAAGAGGGTCAACTACGTGACGAGCCTGTGTGAATACTGTAAAATCGAGAAGATCACCAGAGACGCCAAAACAATAGACAACAAAGACTGCTACTTCTGCAGCGACG GTTGTAAGCTCCTCTTCAGACACGACCTGAGTAAAAACTGGGGGAAGCACTGTAACTCGTGTGTCTACTGCCACTGTGTCTCAAAGAAGGTGGTGACGGCTCAGTACGGAGGCTCGACGGAGGAGTTCTGCTCTGAGGAGTGCAGGTTCAAATACACCATGCTCTTCTGTCAC GTTGCTAAGTGCGACACCTGTGGGTGCAAAGGGAAACTGAAGCAGAGTCTTCCTTTGCTGGGAGAGGTCAAACACTTCTGTGATCAGACTTGCCTGCTGAAGTTCTGCAGTCACAAGGTGGCCACACAGGGCGAGGTGTTGAAAg GAACAGGTGAGGCCACACCCATCATCGCCAACGTCATCTCACTGGCAGACCCTCCGACGGGAAAACCTGACGATTCCGACAGAACTGCAGCTCAGCAAA GCACAGTCTCACAGACTCAATCAAAGAACTCTGGACAT ATCAGTGTCCAGACTGAAGCGGtgaaacctcctcctcctcctcctcctgctgctgctgccccgaAAATCCTGAAGAACAAGGCTCTTCTCTGTCGTCCCCTGGTGCAGAATAAAGGGGTTTCCTGTAAAGCGCAGACGGCTGATGTTGAATCACAGACAG ACGTTGCTTTCCCAGAAGTGATGATCCTGCCTGTCCCAGTTCCCGTGTTTGTTCCCGTACCCATGAACATGTACAGCCAGTTTGCACCCAAACCCGTGTGCCTGCCACTACCG CTGCCCGTGCCCATGTTCCTTCCTGTGACGATGGACAGCGCACAACGCATCATAGAGACCATCCAGGAGATCAAGGCAAAGATCCCGTCTGATCCTTTCGAGGCCGAGCTCATCCTCATGGCCGAGATGGTGGCGGAACAAGATGAGAACAACAAGCCGGAGCGACCGAAGGCGAAAGTGGTGGAGAAAAGGACGGAGAGACAAGACGCCCCTGATG ACCACACCAGTAACTTCAGTGACGATTTGGACACAGAAGAATTGACCAGTTTCCTCAACAACTGGGAGGACGCCTCTTCCGACCCGGGCCTCAGGTCGCCGAGTCGATCGTACACGCAGGAGAAGCTCAACCCGATCGTAGAGGTTCCTGCGGGGATGCCCAGCGAGCCGTACTCCGAGCCCCCGCCTCCAGCTCCGCCTCCCATGGACGTCGAAGCTGACTTCACTGTCG AAACACTGGAGAGGATGTCCCGGCTCAGAGAGAAGGGCCCTCCAGCTCCGAGCCCCCCCCCTGCGACCTCACGACGACGACGACCAGGTCAAAGGAAAGCCCGGGATAAAAGG GGTCGTAAGTCGCAGCGGTCCAAGGCAGCTGCAGCGGCAAATCAGAAAGGCTCCTCCAACAAGGATCTGCCTTTGGAATTGCCAAAACTGAACAGTGAGTACGGACTTGACGCCTGGAAGCGATGGATCCAGTGGCGGCAAACTCAGCCCAACGTAGAGAAACCGCGCATCGGCT CTCGTCCCATCGAGCTGAAGGAGGATCTCCTCCGGTGCACCACAGCTGAGTTGAGCTACGGACTCTGCTGCTTCATCACTGAGGTGAAACGACCAAACGGAGAACAGTACTCACCCGACAGCATCTTCTACCTCTGCCTCGGCATCCAACAG TACCTGTTTGAGAACAGTCGAGTGGAGAATATATTCATGGATCGCTTCTACAACAAGTTCTCCACTGAGTTCACGACTATGCTGAGAGCTTTCAAACCCCCGGTCACAGCCACTG GTTACATCCATTCCCGTGTGGAGGAGGAGTATCTTTGGGACTGTAAACAGTTGGGGGCGTACTCCCCCATCGTCCTCCTCAACACCctgctcttcttctgctgcaAGTACTTTGGCTTCGCCGCGGTGGAGCAGCACCGTCAGCTCTCCTTCGCCCACGTCATGCGCTGCACCAAAACCAACCTGGACAACACCAAAACCATTTTCCTGCGCTTCTACCCGCCCATATCCATAAATGAAGCAGAGCCAG ATCCAGAGGTTCCGTCTAAGAAGCGTAAGGAGGACGAGGCTAAAGAGGAAATCCTGGAGATGGTGGAGAACACGGAGAACCCTCTCCGCTGTCCGGTTCGACTCTACGAGTTCTACCTCTCCAAGTG CTCGGAGTCGGTCAAGCAGCGCACCAACCTGTTCTACCTTCTTCCCGAGCGCTGCTGCGTCCCCAACAGCCCCCTGTGgttctcctcctccgctctggACGACACCACCATGGAGGCGATGCTCACCCGCATCCTCACCGTCAGAGAACTGCATCTCAACAAGAGCAAAGAGGGAGAGGCTGAAAAGAACACACCCAAGGATCCACCGTTTATacctgaagaggaggaagatggggATTCGGAGTGA
- the LOC117770914 gene encoding zinc finger MYM-type protein 4-like isoform X6: MEAVPDPELVHRSSPRLSEHGEVDYVLFSDKECEKETGAAVIPSPASVSPLHPSASQSSFSTNQTIRTASDRCGESGSSSESGTEGTEVKTEEEFEINEQNVVVKDNSLEEDAADVKEDTDMETTLDFKEEIIKDGDEDPGVASKEEIDTQQENELHGCKPRASTTDDLDEMMDIGTVDQVEQEAQMKVEEQQNSPTDEGNRCPPGTSSEVTMEEETDVKPTILTPPPADDQAEDVKVALDRIQSSSSPSSPTTASTGRESSSPKAVMNGMEVFNPSLPRIDPERSQADPSSPSPPLVKVKDEPVDEEYDQALISSAFTASVKDEPNTAKEDLRIGCVFSVSPAAETQTLPTAQPSSSHMLCFNCKKSLIKGQTAFQRKGSTSLFCSTACLTTSLPAVKGATKICYNCQKVIIRPQDVILAPDAKGVMKEFCSQNCLTSFNYKKNPSSFRKHDFAKTTPQAVGPQSLCSMCTRYCISKHEVILSGAVHKICSDACFNRFRSVNNLSMAGCGNCGSFCHSKPLMLKMEDGNKTLCNSECLAKYKEKTKVTQPCMMCQTTRLLAETIDNKNDDDSVNLFCSSSCLMAFKVKTVSASGARLNCDSCGKNSVPAYHLAMSDTSIRNFCRLQCVMAFQEKFKKSHKHMNVFTKLPIESTQIQPVTPPQPQQFFSNVPPNLDCAQCARNITFKPEVIQIKDKLVFLCSVDCSQEFKRVNYVTSLCEYCKIEKITRDAKTIDNKDCYFCSDGCKLLFRHDLSKNWGKHCNSCVYCHCVSKKVVTAQYGGSTEEFCSEECRFKYTMLFCHVAKCDTCGCKGKLKQSLPLLGEVKHFCDQTCLLKFCSHKVATQGEVLKGCAGTGEATPIIANVISLADPPTGKPDDSDRTAAQQSTVSQTQSKNSGHISVQTEAVKPPPPPPPAAAAPKILKNKALLCRPLVQNKGVSCKAQTADVESQTDVAFPEVMILPVPVPVFVPVPMNMYSQFAPKPVCLPLPLPVPMFLPVTMDSAQRIIETIQEIKAKIPSDPFEAELILMAEMVAEQDENNKPERPKAKVVEKRTERQDAPDDHTSNFSDDLDTEELTSFLNNWEDASSDPGLRSPSRSYTQEKLNPIVEVPAGMPSEPYSEPPPPAPPPMDVEADFTVETLERMSRLREKGPPAPSPPPATSRRRRPGQRKARDKRGRKSQRSKAAAAANQKGSSNKDLPLELPKLNSEYGLDAWKRWIQWRQTQPNVEKPRIGSRPIELKEDLLRCTTAELSYGLCCFITEVKRPNGEQYSPDSIFYLCLGIQQYLFENSRVENIFMDRFYNKFSTEFTTMLRAFKPPVTATGYIHSRVEEEYLWDCKQLGAYSPIVLLNTLLFFCCKYFGFAAVEQHRQLSFAHVMRCTKTNLDNTKTIFLRFYPPISINEAEPDPEVPSKKRKEDEAKEEILEMVENTENPLRCPVRLYEFYLSKCSESVKQRTNLFYLLPERCCVPNSPLWFSSSALDDTTMEAMLTRILTVRELHLNKSKEGEAEKNTPKDPPFIPEEEEDGDSE, translated from the exons ATGGAGGCGGTTCCAGACCCTGAGCTTGTTCATAGATCTTCTCCAAGACTTTCTGAACATGGAGAAGTGGACTACGTTCTCTTTTCTGATAAAGaatgtgaaaaagaaactgGGGCAGCTGTGATCCCTTCTCCTGCATCTGTATCTCCTCTACATCCATCTGCTTCACAGTCGTCTTTCTCTACAAACCAAACTATCAGAACAGCTTCGGATCGTTGTGGAGAGTCAGGCAGCTCCTCAGAGTCTGGAACGGAAGGCACCGAGGTGAAAACTGAGGAAGAGTTTgagataaatgaacaaaatgttgTTGTAAAGGACAACAGCTTAGAGGAAGATGCTGCAGATGTGAAAGAAGACACAGATATGGAAACAACTTTAGATTTCAAGGAGGAGATAATAAAAGATGGAGACGAGGACCCAGGTGTTGCCTCTAAGGAGGAGATTGACACGCAGCAGGAAAATGAGCTGCATGGCTGTAAACCGAGGGCTTCAACAACTGATGACCTCGACGAGATGATGGACATTGGTACAGTGGATCAGGTGGAACAAGAAGCTCAGATGAAAGTGGAGGAGCAACAGAATAGTCCGACAGATGAAGGAAACCGTTGCCCACCTGGAACTTCATCTGAAG TGACAATGGAGGAGGAAACGGATGTGAAACCAACCATATTGACGCCTCCTCCAGCCGACGACCAAGCGGAGGACGTGAAAGTGGCTTTAGATCGGATCCAGTCCAGCTCGTCTCCCTCGTCTCCAACCACGGCCAGTACAG GAAGAGAGAGCTCATCGCCAAAGGCTGTGATGAATGGGATGGAAGTATTTAACCCATCACTACCAAGAATAGACCCT GAGAGATCACAGGCAGATCCGTCGTCTCCCTCACCGCCTCTGGTCAAAGTGAAGGATGAGCCTGTAGACGAGGAGTACGACCAGGCTCTGATATCTTCTGCATTCACAGCGAGTGTGAAGGATGAGCCGAACACTGCCAAG GAGGACTTGAGGATCGGTTGTGTCTTCTCAGTGAGTCCAGCTGCTGAGACACAGACGCTTCCCACCGCCCAACCGTCGTCTTCGCACATGTTGTGTTTCAACTGCAAGAAGAGCCTGATTAAAGGACAGACGGCATTCCAGAGGAAGGGCTCCACGTCTCTGTTCTGCTCCACCGCCTGCCTCACCACATCCCTCCCTGCCGTCAAAGGAGCCACTAAGATCTGCTACAACTGCCAAAA GGTGATAATTCGACCTCAGGATGTCATCCTGGCCCCGGATGCTAAAGGAGTCATGAAGGAATTCTGCAGCCAAAACTGTTTGACCTCCTTCAACTACAAGAAAAACCCCTCCAGCTTCCGGAAACACGACTTCGCCAAAACAACACCGCAAGCAGTCGGACCACAGTCGCTGTGCAGCATGTGCACCAGATACTGCATT AGCAAACACGAGGTGATCCTGAGCGGCGCTGTCCACAAGATCTGCAGCGACGCCTGCTTTAACCGATTCCGTTCGGTAAACAACCTGTCCATGGCCGGCTGTGGCAACTGTGGCTCCTTCTGCCACAGCAAACCGCTCATGCTGAAGATGGAGGACGGCAACAAAACTCTGTGCAACTCTGAATGTCTGGCCAAGTACAAAGAG AAAACCAAGGTAACTCAGCCTTGTATGATGTGTCAAACAACCCGTTTGCTGGCAGAGACGATTGACAACAAAAACGACGACGACTCTGTGAACCTCttctgtagcagcagctgtttgatgGCATTCAAGGTCAAGACTGTCAGCGCCTCAG GTGCTCGGTTGAATTGCGATAGTTGTGGGAAGAACTCCGTACCGGCCTACCACCTCGCCATGTCCGATACTTCCATCAGGAACTTCTGCAGGCTACAGTGTGTCATGGCTTTTCAG GAGAAGTTCAAGAAGTCCCACAAACATATGAATGTTTTCACCAAGTTGCCCATTGAATCCACGCAGATCCAGCCGGTCACTCCTCCCCAACCTCAGCAATTCTTCTCCAACGTGCCGCCGAACCTGGACTGCGCCCAGTGCGCCCGCAACATCACGTTCAAACCCGAAGTCATCCAGATCAAG GACAAGCTGGTTTTTCTGTGCAGCGTGGATTGTTCGCAGGAATTCAAGAGGGTCAACTACGTGACGAGCCTGTGTGAATACTGTAAAATCGAGAAGATCACCAGAGACGCCAAAACAATAGACAACAAAGACTGCTACTTCTGCAGCGACG GTTGTAAGCTCCTCTTCAGACACGACCTGAGTAAAAACTGGGGGAAGCACTGTAACTCGTGTGTCTACTGCCACTGTGTCTCAAAGAAGGTGGTGACGGCTCAGTACGGAGGCTCGACGGAGGAGTTCTGCTCTGAGGAGTGCAGGTTCAAATACACCATGCTCTTCTGTCAC GTTGCTAAGTGCGACACCTGTGGGTGCAAAGGGAAACTGAAGCAGAGTCTTCCTTTGCTGGGAGAGGTCAAACACTTCTGTGATCAGACTTGCCTGCTGAAGTTCTGCAGTCACAAGGTGGCCACACAGGGCGAGGTGTTGAAAg GATGTGCAGGAACAGGTGAGGCCACACCCATCATCGCCAACGTCATCTCACTGGCAGACCCTCCGACGGGAAAACCTGACGATTCCGACAGAACTGCAGCTCAGCAAA GCACAGTCTCACAGACTCAATCAAAGAACTCTGGACAT ATCAGTGTCCAGACTGAAGCGGtgaaacctcctcctcctcctcctcctgctgctgctgccccgaAAATCCTGAAGAACAAGGCTCTTCTCTGTCGTCCCCTGGTGCAGAATAAAGGGGTTTCCTGTAAAGCGCAGACGGCTGATGTTGAATCACAGACAG ACGTTGCTTTCCCAGAAGTGATGATCCTGCCTGTCCCAGTTCCCGTGTTTGTTCCCGTACCCATGAACATGTACAGCCAGTTTGCACCCAAACCCGTGTGCCTGCCACTACCG CTGCCCGTGCCCATGTTCCTTCCTGTGACGATGGACAGCGCACAACGCATCATAGAGACCATCCAGGAGATCAAGGCAAAGATCCCGTCTGATCCTTTCGAGGCCGAGCTCATCCTCATGGCCGAGATGGTGGCGGAACAAGATGAGAACAACAAGCCGGAGCGACCGAAGGCGAAAGTGGTGGAGAAAAGGACGGAGAGACAAGACGCCCCTGATG ACCACACCAGTAACTTCAGTGACGATTTGGACACAGAAGAATTGACCAGTTTCCTCAACAACTGGGAGGACGCCTCTTCCGACCCGGGCCTCAGGTCGCCGAGTCGATCGTACACGCAGGAGAAGCTCAACCCGATCGTAGAGGTTCCTGCGGGGATGCCCAGCGAGCCGTACTCCGAGCCCCCGCCTCCAGCTCCGCCTCCCATGGACGTCGAAGCTGACTTCACTGTCG AAACACTGGAGAGGATGTCCCGGCTCAGAGAGAAGGGCCCTCCAGCTCCGAGCCCCCCCCCTGCGACCTCACGACGACGACGACCAGGTCAAAGGAAAGCCCGGGATAAAAGG GGTCGTAAGTCGCAGCGGTCCAAGGCAGCTGCAGCGGCAAATCAGAAAGGCTCCTCCAACAAGGATCTGCCTTTGGAATTGCCAAAACTGAACAGTGAGTACGGACTTGACGCCTGGAAGCGATGGATCCAGTGGCGGCAAACTCAGCCCAACGTAGAGAAACCGCGCATCGGCT CTCGTCCCATCGAGCTGAAGGAGGATCTCCTCCGGTGCACCACAGCTGAGTTGAGCTACGGACTCTGCTGCTTCATCACTGAGGTGAAACGACCAAACGGAGAACAGTACTCACCCGACAGCATCTTCTACCTCTGCCTCGGCATCCAACAG TACCTGTTTGAGAACAGTCGAGTGGAGAATATATTCATGGATCGCTTCTACAACAAGTTCTCCACTGAGTTCACGACTATGCTGAGAGCTTTCAAACCCCCGGTCACAGCCACTG GTTACATCCATTCCCGTGTGGAGGAGGAGTATCTTTGGGACTGTAAACAGTTGGGGGCGTACTCCCCCATCGTCCTCCTCAACACCctgctcttcttctgctgcaAGTACTTTGGCTTCGCCGCGGTGGAGCAGCACCGTCAGCTCTCCTTCGCCCACGTCATGCGCTGCACCAAAACCAACCTGGACAACACCAAAACCATTTTCCTGCGCTTCTACCCGCCCATATCCATAAATGAAGCAGAGCCAG ATCCAGAGGTTCCGTCTAAGAAGCGTAAGGAGGACGAGGCTAAAGAGGAAATCCTGGAGATGGTGGAGAACACGGAGAACCCTCTCCGCTGTCCGGTTCGACTCTACGAGTTCTACCTCTCCAAGTG CTCGGAGTCGGTCAAGCAGCGCACCAACCTGTTCTACCTTCTTCCCGAGCGCTGCTGCGTCCCCAACAGCCCCCTGTGgttctcctcctccgctctggACGACACCACCATGGAGGCGATGCTCACCCGCATCCTCACCGTCAGAGAACTGCATCTCAACAAGAGCAAAGAGGGAGAGGCTGAAAAGAACACACCCAAGGATCCACCGTTTATacctgaagaggaggaagatggggATTCGGAGTGA